In one window of Oryzias melastigma strain HK-1 linkage group LG5, ASM292280v2, whole genome shotgun sequence DNA:
- the tgm2b gene encoding protein-glutamine gamma-glutamyltransferase 2: MAQTLDIERWDLECEFNNTDHRTDLNGVDRLIVRRGQPFTISLYLRSGSFQPGVSSLSFVAETGPHPSEQYGTKASFGLSPDIDTSRWSAAVTSPPGDMVALAICSAPNAPIGRYRLAMGQSKIDFILLFNPWCPADDVYMDDEKSLDEYVLSQDGIIFRGSHKFPQPTPWNFGQFESGVLDICLRILDSNPKYLRNPGKDSSGRRNPIYVSRVLSAMVNCNDDKGVLLGKWSGGYDGGVSPFLWRGSVEILRNWDSEACQPVRFGQCWVFAAVACTVSRALGIPCRVVTNFLSAHDTNSNLTIERYIDENGELIQSRDMIWNFHCWIENWMTRPDLKADFNGWQVSDPTPQEKSEGVYCCGPIPVKAIKEGELTFKYDAPFVFAEVNADVVTFMKKKDGSTSKVTTATVIGQKISTKKVGSDAREDITHLYKYPEGSDEEREAFKKANHQNKLLQQLQDGGLHLTIKVTSDMRKGCDFDVFAVVTNNTQSEKMCRLVFGSCAESYNGTLGENCGFKDLLNVGLAPGAERQVPLRLNYSKYGSHLTEDNLIRLAALLVDYSTKEAMLAVRHIVLENPEIKVRILGEPKENRRLAAEITLQNPLPEPLENCCFSIEGANLTGGDVLSQRLSSPVGPGEDAKAKIYFTPTHFGLRKLVVDFDSNKLCHVKGYRNVIIGK; this comes from the exons ATGGCTCAAA CTCTTGACATTGAACGCTGGGACTTGGAGTGCGAGTTTAACAACACCGACCATCGGACTGATCTGAACGGCGTGGATCGGCTCATCGTGAGGAGAGGCCAGCCCTTCACCATCAGCCTGTACCTGCGCTCGGGGAGCTTCCAGCCTGGAGTCAGCTCTCTCAGCTTTGTGGCAGAAACAG GTCCACATCCTTCTGAGCAGTATGGCACCAAAGCCTCCTTTGGACTGTCCCCGGACATCGATACTTCCCGCTGGAGTGCTGCAGTCACCAGTCCTCCTGGAGACATGGTGGCCCTGGCCATCTGCTCCGCCCCCAATGCACCCATAGGCCGCTACAGGCTGGCTATGGGACAGTCCAAGATTGACTTCATACTCCTCTTCAACCCTTGGTGCCCAG CGGATGACGTGTATATGGACGACGAGAAAAGTTTGGATGAGTACGTCTTATCTCAGGATGGGATCATCTTTCGAGGCAGCCACAAGTTTCCTCAACCCACACCTTGGAATTTTGGCCAG tttgaaagtgGAGTCCTGGACATCTGTCTGAGGATTCTGGATTCCAACCCCAAGTACTTGCGCAATCCGGGAAAAGATAGTTCAGGGAGGAGAAATCCCATCTATGTGTCCCGTGTTCTGAGTGCCATG GTGAATTGTAATGATGACAAGGGGGTGTTGCTTGGAAAGTGGTCAGGTGGCTACGACGGAGGTGTGAGTCCCTTTCTTTGGCGGGGAAGTGTGGAAATTCTCCGTAACTGGGACTCTGAAGCGTGTCAACCAGTACGCTTTGGACAGTGCTGGGTCTTTGCAGCAGTGGCCTGCACAG TCTCCAGAGCTCTGGGCATTCCCTGCAGAGTCGTAACCAACTTCCTGTCTGCACATGACACCAACAGCAACCTGACCATTGAGCGCTACATTGATGAAAATGGGGAACTAATCCAGTCCAGAGACATGATCTG GAATTTTCACTGCTGGATTGAGAACTGGATGACCAGGCCTGACCTTAAAGCAGACTTTAACGGTTGGCAGGTCAGTGACCCCACACCCCAGGAAAAAAGCGAAG GGGTGTACTGCTGTGGCCCCATCCCTGTCAAGGCCATCAAAGAAGGCGAGCTTACCTTCAAGTACGATGCTCCCTTTGTGTTTGCCGAGGTCAACGCCGATGTTGTCACTTTTATGAAGAAGAAAGACGGCAGCACATCCAAGGTCACTACAGCTACTGTGATAGGTCAAAAGATCAGCACAAAGAAGGTGGGAAGTGATGCCAGAGAAGACATCACTCATCTCTACAAGTACCCTGAAG GGTCGGATGAAGAACGAGAAGCTTTCAAGAAGGCCAACCACCAGAACAAGCTGCTCCAGCAGCTTCAGGATGGAGGCCTCCACCTCACCATCAAGGTGACGTCTGACATGAGGAAGGGCTGTGACTTTGACGTGTTTGCCGTTGTTACTAACAACACTCAAAGCGAGAAGATGTGTCGCCTGGTGTTCGGATCCTGCGCGGAATCCTATAACGGCACTCTGGGGGAGAACTGTGGATTCAAGGACCTGCTCAATGTGGGCCTCGCACCAGGTGCAG AAAGACAAGTTCCCCTGAGGCTGAACTACTCCAAGTACGGCAGCCATCTCACAGAGGACAACCTGATCCGTCTGGCTGCTCTGCTGGTGGACTACTCCACCAAAGAGGCCATGCTGGCCGTGAGGCATATTGTGCTGGAGAATCCAGAAATCAAAGTCAGA ATCCTGGGAGAGCCAAAGGAGAACAGGAGGCTGGCTGCAGAGATCACCCTCCAGAACCCGCTACCAGAACCGCTGGAGAACTGCTGCTTCAGCATCGAGGGAGCCAACCTGACCGGAGGAGACGTCCTCTCTCAAAG GCTGAGCTCGCCTGTGGGACCTGGTGAAGACGCCAAAGCGAAAATCTACTTCACTCCCACCCACTTCGGGCTGAGGAAGCTCGTGGTCGACTTTGACAGCAACAAGCTGTGTCACGTCAAAGGCTACAGAAACGTCATCATTGGAAAGTAA